The following is a genomic window from Bacillus sp. V2I10.
CAGGAAAAGAACTAAAAGTTCTGGAAGAAATCATCAAATCATTAGCTGAAGACGGGTATGAATTCGTTACGGTGAATGAATTACAGAAATATTAGGACTGTATAAAGGCAGTAATCCTGTCTTTATTTTGTTCATACATAAACATTCAATTAGAAAAAGCAACCTGAGACATGAACCAGGTTGCTTTTTGAATTAGATGTCATATCCCATGTAATTATTTTTCTTCTAAGATATGAATAATCCAGTTTTTTAAATCAACAATCCGTAATTGATCAATGTGACGGTCGGTTCCTGTAACGATTATAGGAGCATAAGAATCGACTTTGTGCATAGAACCGTGGGCTCCTCCGCCAGTATGTTCTGGAGAGCTTTCTCCTATGAATTCATAGCCGGGTTTTGCATCCGCTATTAGAAATTCTCCTTCTTGTGAATGAATGGCTCCATACAATCTTGATAAACCATCAGGGTAATCCCCATAGCTAAGCTGTTTGCGGCTATTTGCTTTCACATCTAAAATGTCCATGTTCCCTTTTATCTCCCAGTTTTGATGATAACGATCTTGATAAGGGCCTCCAGGTTTAAATTGGAGAGTTCCTTTGCTTTCATTTGAAATAACTTGCACCATATCGTTTTCTTTCCAGGCAATCCAGGCAATTCGAGGATCTGTCTGCAAATTACTGGCTATTTTTTTTATAGAGGGATCCTTTTTCAGTTTGTAAATATATGCCATTCGTTCATTTGCAGTAATAGCAATTTCAGTGTTTTTTTGAACTTGATCACCAAGCTTTAAATGCTGGTAATCCGATAGGGCATCTCTTAAGTCGATCAAGGCTTTCTTTTTGTTCTTTTCTACAGCTGATTGATTACCATCTCCCATAATAATCCATACTGTGTTTTCGAGAGCGTCATTCCACTTTGGATAAGTATTCAATATTTCTTGAAGATGTTTATCAAGCTTTTCAATCCCATCCGTTGTTTTAGGTCCTTTTCTATGGACTGTATGATCATTTTCGGGGAAGTATAAAATTGTAAATTCAGGAAGAAGCTTGTTTTTTAGAAGATAGGTTAACTCTTGAACAGCAAAAGCATCATTAATACCTAATCGATTAATCACATGATTGTTTTCCGGATCCTGATTAAGAAAATCTCCTAAAGTTAATATCTTCGGTCCAGTTGTATTGTATTTGTCTGGCAGGGAAGTCGTTTTTGCTATAATTTTTGGAACCCTCAAGGTATGCTGATAATTTCCCCTGTATATTACAGCATTGATAGAGGCAGTTTGTTTTCCTCTATCATCCAGTTCTTCGTGGATTGTTTTTACATTTTTACTTAGATCTTTGTTATTAAATTGATAGAGGCTGTTGTCTGCCATATCCGTAACTCCATACTTCAAGGTTTCTAAGAGTCCATTCCCATAGCTGATTACCCGCTGTTCATCTTCGTTATACCAAACAAGACCGGGTATTTTATGCTTATCCGGGTTTGTTCCTGTAAGCAAAGTGCTGTCAATGGTAACGGACATAGTTGGATAAGAACTTACCAGCTCTTTACTGTACTGACCATTGTTCAGGAAAAATTCGAGAGCAGGGGCTTTATTTTCATGAATCGCTTTTTTTAATGGTTTGTCCATTAATGAATCCACAACAAGAAGAATCACTTTTGGTGAAGAGGAGTCCTTTGTTTGAATAATGTTTGGAGAGACTTGATCATTATTGGCTGAGCAGCCGGTAATCAGGATGATTAAAAGGGTTACTAGAGCTAGCGCACAATTCTTCATTCAGACTCCACCTTCGGTTTACAAGTTCTCCTTATTATTTACAATATCTCCGCATTCATGTTAAAAAACGTAATCAAAAAGTGTATAAAGAATTTTTTATAAGGGGAAGGTAAGGTAGCGAAAGGAAATCAATTAGTCGGCTCAAGAATCATTTGGAGTGAAAAAATTATGCCCTCAATCAAGTTAGACAGCTGCAATTCTTTCCATTACGAGGAATTCGGTCAAGGGATACCGGTAATATTTATTCATCCTCCCGGTATGGGAAATAAAGTGTTCTTTTATCAGCACAATTTGTCAAAGCATATGAGAGTTATTTTTCCGGACTTAAGCGGCCACGGAGATAGTGAGACTGCTTCGCATGAAATTTCGATTCCATATTATGCAAGTGAAATATTATGTTTTATGGATGCTTTAAATCTGGAAAAAGCCGTTATATGCGGATACTCAGCGGGGTGCCTGATCGCCCAGCATCTTGCCATTTATCATTCAGAAAGAATCGAATTGCTCATTTTATCAGGTGCTTATCCATGCGTTGATGATGTATCAGGACAAATATTGCATCATTCCGGCATATATATGGCAGATAATCATTTGAATTTATTAATAGAAATTATTTCAAGGAGTCATACAAAAGATAAAAAGATGAGAAAAATGCTAAGTGGCCATATGAAAAAAGCGGACAAAGAAGTTTGGAAGCAGTATTATATTCACTCTTTGCAATACAGCTGTCTCGACAAACTTCATCTTATCAAGATGCCTATTCTGTTTATGTACGGTGAAGCAGGCGACTGGTCGAACCATTATTTAAAACTTTATCGAAATAAATGCAAACACGCAGAGTTTTTCCTATTTACAAACCAAAATCATCAGCTTCCTACGAAGAAATGGAACATATTCAATGAAATTGTTACAGGATTTGTACTCAATCGAGTGAATTTTACACATAAGAATACCATTAGTTTACAAAGGCGGCTCTTCTAAAAAGGCCGTCTATTTTTATTGTGAATGAAAGGATTTTTTAAGAGAGAAAAGAAGAAATAACAAGATGGTCTCAGCATTGATTGTTGATTTCACACATCATTCAGGTTTATCGAGGTTTATCATGAAATGTGCTATGCTTTAATTGATGGTTTTTACAGGAGATGGTGAAAATGGACAAGGTAATCCAAACATACTTTGAGCAGCTGAATTCAAAAGACAGGGACGTTCAATACGAAGCTTATCAAGGCATTCTCTCAGCAGCACAGGAAAAAGTGGCCTGGGCTTATGATGTTTGGGATCAACTAGTAATAGGTTTAAGCTCAAAAGACAATCATCAAAGATCTCGTTCAGCTCAATTCCTATCCAGTCTGGCAATCAGTGATCCCGATAATCGGATGCTGAATGATTTTCCGGCCGTCTGGGAAGTGACAAAAGATCCTAAATTCGTTACCGCCCGGCACAGCCTGCAGTCCATTTGGAAAATTGGCCTTGCTGGTTCTCGGCAAAAGAAGTTAGTATTGGATCATCTAATAGAACGGTTTCAAACCTGTTCCAATGAGAAGAATTACACGTTGATTCGGTTTGATATTATCTAAGATCTTAAAAACTTATATGAGCAATTATACGAAGAAGAAATAAAAGAAAAAGCATTGGAATTGATTGAAATGGAAGAAGAGAGTAAGCATCAAAAGAAGTATATGTCGGTTTGGAAAAATGTACGGAGTAAGTCAGGCCTTTAAAACTTTTCATAAGTTATAAAGGAGGGTGCCCGCAAGGTGTTTTGGTACACCCTCTTTTATTTATGCATGCATGGTTGCCTTGTTTGACGTAATCATTACAGGAGACGATGTTGAAAAACCAAAAACTCATCCTGAGGGAGTAAAGAAGGCATTATTTATTCTTGGGGCGGAAAATAATGAAGCCAGACAGTGAGGCTGAAATTCTAGCAGGAGTTCGAGCAAATGTTTATACAATGGGGGTGCAATGGCTGACGGAATATCAAACGATTGATTTTGTCACACAGCCGAATCAAGTAATGAAAAATATAAATGAATTTAGAGAATTTGTTAATCGGATAAGCATCAGTAAATAAACTTGAATACAAGTTTATCTGGGGATGTTTACCATAGGTGAAACTATTCATCCCTTTTCAGGAAGGCGGATACTTATGAAACATATAGAGATACAATTATATAAAACTGAATATTTCGATTCTATCAATAGATTCAGCCTCCCGGAGAATCAGCTTCAGTTCACTGCTTTACCAAATCAGATGGCGGAAATAACACATGAAAAACATCCTGTCGTTATTTTAAGCGGTATGGAACCAGTCGGTTTTTTTGTTCTGCATTCAAGTGACAGAGTGAAAGAGTATACTGACAGTCCGGATGCCATGCTGCTGACTGCATTTTCAATGAATCATGTTCAGCAGGGGAAAGGATATGCATTCCAGGGAATGAATCAATTAAAGCCGTTCCTAAATCAGCACTTTCCAAAATGCAATGAAGTTGTACTCGCAGTCAATAAAAGAAATATTCCAGCTCAGAAGCTTTATCAAAAAGTTGGATTTACAGATACGGAAAGAAGAAAGATAGGGAGAATAGGAGAACAATTGATTTTGAGTTTGAAAGTATAACATTAAAACTGCCTGCGTCTGATTTTAGATGTTTGGTGGATTATCTATATATAGGAAGTAATTAGTCATTGGATGGAAATAAATAAAACTTATGAGGTATTTAAATGCCGAAAGCCAATTAGCCGGCCTAATTAAGTTTTATTAGATGAGTTCCGTTATTGCGGAATTTTCCGCAATAACGGAACTCGTTCGAAATTTATTCCTGAAATCCGGAATTTTTAGTGACTCTTTTTATTAAAGATTCAGTCTATCTGAAACGCAAAGCCAACAATGAAGCGGAATTGTGGCTATTGTACGAATTTTCATAAAAAATAAATAGTTGGCACGATTCTTGCAAGTATAACAACGAGCTGGTCATTTAGAAGGAGAGCGAAAACAGGTCTGATTGCACATGTTGTAAGCGCTTACTAGATAAGGTCTGCTCAATTGCAAGAATCAAAGAGGCCAAAAAGGGGGATGTTTGTGGAAATCATTATTATTTTACTATCACTAAGTTTACTGATGTTTGTTGCTTATCGGGGATTTTCAGTTATTTTGTTTGCTCCGATCTGCGCTCTGTTTGCAGTATTGCTGACAGATCCGAGTTATGTACTGCCGTTTTTCTCCAACGTGTTTATGGAGAAGATGGTCGGATTCATTAAACTTTATTTTCCGGTATTCTTGCTTGGAGCTATTTTTGGGAAGGTCGTGGAAATGTCCGGTCTTGCTGAATCCATTGCCAAAACGATTGTTAAGCTTGTAGGAGCAAAGAGAGCGATTCTAGCCATTGTTCTGATGGGTGCCATCCTGACATACAGCGGTGTCAGTTTGTTCGTTGTGGTGTTCGCTGTCTATCCATTTGCTAAAAATCTGTTCATTGAGGCAGACATTCCAAAACGTCTGATTCCCGGAACAATTGCTCTTGGAGCTTTTACTTTTACGATGGATGCACTTCCGGGTACGCCGCAAATCCAAAACGTTATCCCGACAACTTTCTTCAAAACTGACATTTATGCAGCTCCTGTTCTCGGGATTATAGGTGCGATTTTTGTCTTGTCACTTGGAATGTGGTATTTGGAATCACGACGCAAAAAAGCGGAAAAAGCAGGTGAAGGGTATGCAGGATTTCATTCAGAGACTGCTGCAGGACTAGATCCGGAGCTTGCTCGTGAAAAAGAAGAGGCAGCTGTTTCAGCAGGAACGGAACTTAGTGTTGCCCGTCAGATTCTAGCCTTCGTGCCACTTATTTTGGTTGGTGTCATGAACAAATTCTTCACCGTTTCTTTTCCGAAATGGTATCCAAACGGATTTGATTTCTCAGCGATCGGACTTGAAGCGTTTGGTAAAATCGAGCTTCCATCTGTTGTTGCGATATGGTCTGTTGAACTTGCGCTATTAATAGGAATCATCGCGACAATTGCTTTTGACTGGAAAGCTGTAACCGCTAACATTAAAGATGGTTTGAATGCTGGAATTGGCGGTGCACTGCTTGCCGCTATGAATACTGGAGCTGAGTATGGATTTGGCGGAGTCATCGCTGCACTTCCTGGATTTAAAACGGTGAGCAATGGGATTTCCTCAACATTTACGGATCCGCTTGTAAACGGTGCTGTGACAACAACCACACTTGCAGGTATCACAGGCTCCGCATCCGGAGGGATGGGAATTGCGCTAAGCGCAATGTCTGATAAGTATTTGGAGGCAATTGAAAAGTTCAATATTCCTCCGGAGGTTATGCATAGGGTTATCTCTATGGCATCAGGCGGTATGGATACTCTGCCTCACAATGGAGCGGTTATTACGCTTCTTGCGGTTACAGGTCTTACTCACCGTCAATCTTACCGTGATATTTTTGCCATTACGATTATTAAGACAGTTGCCGTATTTGTCATTATCGCTATATACAGCCTATTCGGCCTAGTTTAAACAATCATCACAGAAAGAGAGGAAACTTAAATGGCAAAGGGAAAAGTTCTAGACTCATTTAAACAAGCAATTGATATGGTAGAAGACGGTGCAACATTGGTCGTTGGAGGCTTCGGCCTCTGCGGCATACCTGAAAAAACGATTCTTGCTTTAAGAGATAAAGGTGTCAAAGATCTTACTGTTGTAAGCAATAACTGCGGAGTTGACGATTGGGGCCTTGGCTTGCTGCTTGCAAACAAACAGATCAAAAAAATGATGTCTTCTTATGTAGGAGAAAACAAAATTTTTGAACGTCAGTATTTAAGCGGTGAATTGGAAGTTGAGCTGATCCCTCAAGGAACTTTAGCTGAGAGAATGCGGGCTGGCGGAGCTGGAATTCCTGGCTTTTATACTGCAACCGGAGTTGGAACGAAGGTGGCTGAAGGCAAGGAGCACAAAGATTTCGATGGCCGGACGTATATCCTTGAAAGAGGAATCGTTGGAGACTTTGCCCTAGTTAAAGCATGGAAAGCAGACCCGCTTGGTAACTTGGTTTTCAGGAAAACTTCCCGAAATTTTAATCCAGTGGCTGCGATGGCCGGGAAAATTACGATAGCAGAGGTCGAAGAAATTGTTGAAACCGGAGAGCTGAATCCAGACGAAATTCATACACCTGGCATTTATGTTCAGCATGTATTGCTTGGTGCGAACTATGAAAAACGAATCGAACGCCTTACCGTTCGTCAGGCATAAAAAGGAGGCAAAAACATGAGTGACAGCAGACATAAAATGGTGAAGCGAGCAGTGAATGAAATAAAAGACGGCATGAACGTAAATCTTGGAATCGGGATGCCTACTCTTGTAGCAAATGAAATTCCAGATGATTATAATGTGCTTTTGCAATCGGAGAATGGCCTGCTTGGAATCGGACCGTATCCGATTGCAGGAACCGAAGATCCAGACCTGATCAATGCAGGAAAAGAAACGGTAACAAGTGTACCTGGCGCATCTTATTTTGACAGTGCAGAATCTTTCGCCATGATACGCGGAGGACATATTGATCTTGCCATTCTAGGAGGCATGGAGGTTTCCGAACAGGGAGACCTTGCGAACTGGATGATCCCAGGAAAAATGGTTAAGGGGATGGGCGGTGCCATGGATCTTGTTAATGGCGCCAAACGGATTATTGTTATTATGGAACATGTCAATAAATATGGTGAATCCAAGGTTAAAAAAGAATGCACTCTTCCTTTGACAGGGAAACAGGTTGTCAACCGCCTAATTACAGAGCTTGCTGTATTTGATTTTGCAGATGGCACGATGGAGCTCGTTGAACTTCAGGACGGGGTGACCATTGAGGAAGTAAAAGAGAAAACAGAAGCCTCATTTACAATAAGTCAATCACTGATGACCGCCCATTAAGGCGAGCAATAGAAAGGAAAATGGCGATGAATCGATTACTTAAGGAAAAGGCAGCGCTTGTGACAGGTGCCGCGAGCGGCATCGGATTTGAAGTTGCTAAGGAATTTGCTAAAGAAGGAGCGGCAGTAGTCATTTCCGATGTGAATCTGGAAGCAGCCGAAGCAGCTGCTGCAAAATTGAAGGAAGAAGGTTTTGAATCCATTGCTGCTGCTTGCGATGTAACAAAGGAAGATCAGATCATTCAAACGATTGAAACCGTTCAAAAACAGTACGGCCGCTTGGACATTCTTGTTAACAATGCTGGACTGCAGCATGTTTCTCCAATCGAAGAATTCCCGACTGACCGGTTTGAATTCCTGATCAAAGTCATGCTGACAGCGCCGTTTGTAGCTACAAAACACGTTTTTCCAATCATGAAAAAGCAAAATTTTGGCCGGATTATTAATATGGCATCTATTAATGGAGTTATCGG
Proteins encoded in this region:
- a CDS encoding alkaline phosphatase family protein, which translates into the protein MKNCALALVTLLIILITGCSANNDQVSPNIIQTKDSSSPKVILLVVDSLMDKPLKKAIHENKAPALEFFLNNGQYSKELVSSYPTMSVTIDSTLLTGTNPDKHKIPGLVWYNEDEQRVISYGNGLLETLKYGVTDMADNSLYQFNNKDLSKNVKTIHEELDDRGKQTASINAVIYRGNYQHTLRVPKIIAKTTSLPDKYNTTGPKILTLGDFLNQDPENNHVINRLGINDAFAVQELTYLLKNKLLPEFTILYFPENDHTVHRKGPKTTDGIEKLDKHLQEILNTYPKWNDALENTVWIIMGDGNQSAVEKNKKKALIDLRDALSDYQHLKLGDQVQKNTEIAITANERMAYIYKLKKDPSIKKIASNLQTDPRIAWIAWKENDMVQVISNESKGTLQFKPGGPYQDRYHQNWEIKGNMDILDVKANSRKQLSYGDYPDGLSRLYGAIHSQEGEFLIADAKPGYEFIGESSPEHTGGGAHGSMHKVDSYAPIIVTGTDRHIDQLRIVDLKNWIIHILEEK
- a CDS encoding alpha/beta fold hydrolase; this encodes MPSIKLDSCNSFHYEEFGQGIPVIFIHPPGMGNKVFFYQHNLSKHMRVIFPDLSGHGDSETASHEISIPYYASEILCFMDALNLEKAVICGYSAGCLIAQHLAIYHSERIELLILSGAYPCVDDVSGQILHHSGIYMADNHLNLLIEIISRSHTKDKKMRKMLSGHMKKADKEVWKQYYIHSLQYSCLDKLHLIKMPILFMYGEAGDWSNHYLKLYRNKCKHAEFFLFTNQNHQLPTKKWNIFNEIVTGFVLNRVNFTHKNTISLQRRLF
- a CDS encoding GNAT family N-acetyltransferase translates to MKHIEIQLYKTEYFDSINRFSLPENQLQFTALPNQMAEITHEKHPVVILSGMEPVGFFVLHSSDRVKEYTDSPDAMLLTAFSMNHVQQGKGYAFQGMNQLKPFLNQHFPKCNEVVLAVNKRNIPAQKLYQKVGFTDTERRKIGRIGEQLILSLKV
- a CDS encoding GntP family permease: MEIIIILLSLSLLMFVAYRGFSVILFAPICALFAVLLTDPSYVLPFFSNVFMEKMVGFIKLYFPVFLLGAIFGKVVEMSGLAESIAKTIVKLVGAKRAILAIVLMGAILTYSGVSLFVVVFAVYPFAKNLFIEADIPKRLIPGTIALGAFTFTMDALPGTPQIQNVIPTTFFKTDIYAAPVLGIIGAIFVLSLGMWYLESRRKKAEKAGEGYAGFHSETAAGLDPELAREKEEAAVSAGTELSVARQILAFVPLILVGVMNKFFTVSFPKWYPNGFDFSAIGLEAFGKIELPSVVAIWSVELALLIGIIATIAFDWKAVTANIKDGLNAGIGGALLAAMNTGAEYGFGGVIAALPGFKTVSNGISSTFTDPLVNGAVTTTTLAGITGSASGGMGIALSAMSDKYLEAIEKFNIPPEVMHRVISMASGGMDTLPHNGAVITLLAVTGLTHRQSYRDIFAITIIKTVAVFVIIAIYSLFGLV
- a CDS encoding CoA transferase subunit A — translated: MAKGKVLDSFKQAIDMVEDGATLVVGGFGLCGIPEKTILALRDKGVKDLTVVSNNCGVDDWGLGLLLANKQIKKMMSSYVGENKIFERQYLSGELEVELIPQGTLAERMRAGGAGIPGFYTATGVGTKVAEGKEHKDFDGRTYILERGIVGDFALVKAWKADPLGNLVFRKTSRNFNPVAAMAGKITIAEVEEIVETGELNPDEIHTPGIYVQHVLLGANYEKRIERLTVRQA
- a CDS encoding CoA transferase subunit B, with product MSDSRHKMVKRAVNEIKDGMNVNLGIGMPTLVANEIPDDYNVLLQSENGLLGIGPYPIAGTEDPDLINAGKETVTSVPGASYFDSAESFAMIRGGHIDLAILGGMEVSEQGDLANWMIPGKMVKGMGGAMDLVNGAKRIIVIMEHVNKYGESKVKKECTLPLTGKQVVNRLITELAVFDFADGTMELVELQDGVTIEEVKEKTEASFTISQSLMTAH
- a CDS encoding 3-hydroxybutyrate dehydrogenase, with the protein product MNRLLKEKAALVTGAASGIGFEVAKEFAKEGAAVVISDVNLEAAEAAAAKLKEEGFESIAAACDVTKEDQIIQTIETVQKQYGRLDILVNNAGLQHVSPIEEFPTDRFEFLIKVMLTAPFVATKHVFPIMKKQNFGRIINMASINGVIGFAGKAAYNSAKHGVIGLTKVAALEGAEHGITVNALCPGYVDTPLVRNQLADLAKTRNVELERVLEQVIYPLVPQKRLLSVQEIADYAVFLASDKAKGITGQAAILDGGYTVQ